Genomic DNA from Carnobacterium gallinarum DSM 4847:
AGTTATTTATTTTTAATCTGATTTTTTTAACAATAAAAACTAAGGAAATCAAGGACTGGAGGGTTTGAAATGAGTATTAAGATATCATTAGAAACTAAAAAAGAATTTTTAAGCTGGTTCTTGGATTACCATCAATTAAAAAGAAGAGAAGCGATGTGGATTTTAAATTATTTAATGACTCATGAAGCTGTCTTAAATAAAATCCATTTTGTTGAAGCTGTTGAAGCGACTCCAAGAGGAATGTCCTTGGCTGCCATTGGAACCGAAGAAGAACCATTTAAATTTTACAAAGAAGGTCTTGCGTTTGAAGATCCAGAACAAGGTTTTCATGAGATTCGTTTAAATTGGGGTGAGCAATTGTATGTTGAATTGTTTTTTAAAGATCAATGGAAATCAGCAGAATATTTGGCTGTTTTAGAAGACAATCCTTACCATCGTTGGAATGATAGTGTTAGTGAAGCAGTGAAAAAAGATGTCGATGATGCTTTGGTTCGCTTTGATTTGGAACGAAAGAAAGCGGAGCTAACTCCTAAAATTAATTCAGCCCTTGAAATCGGTAATCGTGAATTGTTTGAAGAGCTATCAAAAGAATGGAATCAATTAATGCTTGAGTTTGAAAAACTTTAAACATCAAAGGATTAGAGCATTAGTTTCTAATCCTTTTTTATTATGGAAAGATAGACAAAGAAATTGTATACTATAGAGAACCGATTTAAGTGATGGAAAGTTAGAGATATGTACAGGAGGTTACTTATTTGGAAAAGACGCTAAAAACTATGCAACAAGAAGTTGATACCTATATTGGTCAATTCAAAGTTGGTTATTTCTCACCTTTAGGCCAGATGGCGCG
This window encodes:
- a CDS encoding ReoY family proteolytic degradation factor, whose amino-acid sequence is MSIKISLETKKEFLSWFLDYHQLKRREAMWILNYLMTHEAVLNKIHFVEAVEATPRGMSLAAIGTEEEPFKFYKEGLAFEDPEQGFHEIRLNWGEQLYVELFFKDQWKSAEYLAVLEDNPYHRWNDSVSEAVKKDVDDALVRFDLERKKAELTPKINSALEIGNRELFEELSKEWNQLMLEFEKL